The Leclercia sp. LSNIH1 sequence GGATGCTCTGGAATACTGCCCACCGGCAGGCGTTACTTACGATGTGTGCTGGCACGACGTCTGGGCGGGATTATCGAGTTCAAATCTCGATGAAATGGAAGCACTCGAACGCAAATATCTCCACCTGTGCGACTGGCAGGACTCGTGGGGTAAAGAGCAGTGTGAAGCCGCCCTGGTCCGTTTTTCAAGGATGGCTGATGAGCAACCTTAACAGCGATTTGATTGCGCGGATCTATGCCGCGTCAGACACCCCGTTAACGAACGAAGAGCTGTATCGCGAGGTACAACGCGAAACGGGGATGTCGGATGCAGAACTACAGAAAATGAAGGCGTTCGGCTCGGACAAAATGCGAACCAGCGGCGTCAAGCATCAGGTTCGCTGGTATCAGCAGACGCTGCGGCAGGCCGGGGTGATCGAGCGTGTCCCGGAAAAGCGGGGCGTCTGGCGCTATGCCTTCAAAAATGACAAGAAGCTGCATGAGTCCTGGGACAAACTGTGCGTCGTTGGCTTCTCAACTTCGCTCGGGGCATCGGTCTTCGGGAATGCGTACGCGTTCTTCAGCAACATCAATGAGCAAATCCATCTCTGCCTTACGTCGCCCCCGTTCCTGCTGCGTAATGCCCGAAATTACGGGCACGGCGGCGGACGCGGTGAGCAGGCGTATATTGACTGGCTGCTGCGGATTCTTGAGCCTATCGTGAAGCAGCTCGTGCCGGGGGGCAGCGTGGCGCTCAATGTGACGCAGGACAGCTTTAATCCAGGCAGGCCATCGCGCTCTCTGTATCTGGAAAGACTGACACTGGCGCTGTGCGATAAGCTGGGTCTTGAGCTGATGGACAGACTGAACTGGGTGAACCGAGCGAAACCCCCGTCGCCGACTCACTGGGCGTGTAAACAGCGTGTTCAGCTCTGTTCGTCTTACGAGCCGGTGCTGTGGTTTACTAATGACGCGCAAAAGGTTCGTTCGAACAACATGCGCGTTCTCCAGCCTCATTCAGAGCAGCATCAGAAATTGCAGGCGTCCGGCGGCGAAAACCGCACTACATTTTACGGGGATGGCGCTTACCAGCTTAAAAATGGCGCCTTCGGCAATAAGACAGAAGGGACTATCTCCAAAAATACGCTTATGTTTGGCAATGCCTGCCCGGATACGCGGCTCTGCCATCGCATCGCCCGCGAACTGGGGTTTCCGCTGCACGGTGCAACGTCACCCACTCGACTCGCCGCATTCCTGATCGAGTTCCTCACCAGGCCTGGTGATCTGGTAGTTGAGCCATTTGCCGGTCTGCACAAAGTACCGGTTGCCGCTGAGCGGCTCGGCAGACGTTGGTATGCAACGGACAAAATAATGGAATGGCTCGGGATCTCGCGCAGCCTGTTTACAGAAATGCCGGGATACCAGAGCAGCCCGATACTCGATGACCTGGTTGCCCTTTACCGTGATGAACTGCGGGAAGGGGGATGAGCTGGGCGGTTTAGCCTGGCCAGCAGCCGGAAGTGACGCCAGCGGGGATGTCCTGCGGCGACGGCGCTGACAGAAAATGATTCAGCAACATACCGGCGTAATGGCCACCAGGATTCTTCTCCCGGATGCCTTAAAAACGACGGCGACAATTTTAATCACTGAAGGGAGTGTGAGCATGAAGAATTTGACTGAACAGGTTTCCCCCATTGAACTGCAAAAGGGCGACCGTGTTGAAGCGTACGGCGCATTAATGGAAGTGATGCACATCGTTGAATCCGGCTGTGATGTCCCCGGCGGCGTCCGCGTTGCCGCCTGCGTCTCGCGGGTTATCGGTGACACCACCGGTACTATTCCGCGTGGATGGCTGGAAACGCCCGAACAAATGTCGGAACGGGGGGCAACCTGGGCCGCAGAGCTTCCGGCTGGGCTGTACTGGAACATTCAGGGCAATGCCCATGCCAGAGTCAGCCGGGTGACGAACTGACGTTATGAGAAAGGTGAAAATATTGCCAGTAGTCACCCATATGGTATAATTGACATACCAAATGGGAGGGTCGGTTATGACTATGAAAGTTTTTTCTCCAGATTTATCCAAAATGAACCCGCACGGCTTATGGCAGGTGGTGGGTCTGGATAATGACGGCATTGCGCTGATGGACAAAATTAGCCACGGACTGGAAGGTAAAGTCGCTCATTCCATTTCTGAATGGGCGAACATCACGCCGTCGGAACTGCGCAAAATGTCCGGCATTCCGAACACCACCTTCAATCGCAGCGTAAAAGCCCGTTTCACTGCGGATCAGAGCGAACGTCTGGTGCGTATTATTCGCGTCATTGAACGGGCTGTAGAGCTGTTCGAAGGCGACAAAGAGGCAGCACAGAAATGGATGAACGAGCCAAACCGTGGCTTGAGCTGGAAGACTCCGGCAGATGTTGTCTCTTCGGAAACCGGCGCACTCGAAGTGATGCGCCTGATCACCCGTATTGAACACGGAGTCTATTCGTGATCCTGTATCGGATGACCAAGACCCGCTATATTACGACTGCATGGTCGGGATTAGGTGCGAAAGAAGCGGGAGGCCGCTGGAACAGTGTCGGCACAGCACTTGTCTATCTGTCCGAGACGGCCTCTCTGACCATGCTGGAGACGCTGGTGCATATCAATGCCCCGCAGCTTCTGGACGCTTACACGCTGCTGAGCATTGATGTCCCGGATGACCAGATCCAGGCCTTTGACTTGAACCTGCTGCCGCCGGGCTGGGCAAGTGAAGATGCGCCCGCAGAACTTGCCCTGTATGGCGATAACTGGGCTGAAAGTGGCTCTTCTGTTGCCCTGCGTATTCCCAGTGCATTATCTCCGGTGGAGTTTAACTACCTTTTAAATCCGGCTCATCCGGCGATTTTTGATCTGATGAAAACCGTCCAGAAAATTCCTTACCAGTACGACACACGGCTGAAATAGTTTCAGGTTTATATAACCTCCTGGATTGAGATGATAAATGATGACAAGCGAAAAAATCTTTAAAATCAGTGTATCGCTCGTTGTGTTATTTTCTTTCGTTTACTGGGGGCTTGATCCCGAATTTATCTGTAAATTTGCCAGTGACCCATCCAGTACCTGTGATTATTCTGAGCGTATTCCATTGCTTAACTTTATTTCTTCAGTATGGGCATTGATGCTGACTGTGACTCTGGCTGGCATTCTCGTTAAGTGGGTCAGAAAAAATTAGCCGCAGCTTTTGAACCGGGACAGGCTCTTCATAACGTCTTGTGTTCCGTCTGGTATTGCAACCGGGGCAGAGAGTATTTTACTTCAGATAATAACCTGAATATTTGAAATATACTTTTATACCAGACGATGCAGGTTCGTTGCGTACTTAATTCCGAATATGTCAAATGTGAAATGAATTGCAATCGGATAATGTGATTTTGCTGTTTCCAGATTTGTTCTCTTCCTGTTTTATTCCTCTATTTTTAAAAATTTCGCTTTGTACTTATTAGCCAGTGAACCGACTTTGCTAAAATATCCCTACAGCAACCCAACTGACGGTCGAGGTTAATAGTATGGAATCCGAACAGCTCATCACTAAAATTACTCAGACACTGAAACGCCCCGACGGCTCTGAAGTGCGTATTGTGGTGCAGCAGTCATTTGGCTTAGGCCTCACGCCTTCGCTGGGTGTGTATGTCCTGCGTCGCCCGACCACTGTCGACAACTGGCAGTTGTGCAAAAACACACCGCACAAGGACTGGCGCACCATGTCGGTGGATGAATACCAGAAACACGGGCGTTCTGAAATGCTGCGGTACGTCTCCATCGGCGAAATCCTTCGCCTAAGCGCCGCGATTGGCAAACCGATGAGCTACGTTGATACCTGTCCGGGTTTACAGGGCTGATGGTGTATTTTACCCGTAGCAGAACTGACAAATTTAAAAATTGCAGACGGAGAAAAATGATGATTAACAAACAGGGCAACGCTGTAAATCTCCCGGACTTAAGCCGACTGTATATTATCTCAGGCCGCATGATGTTTGATGATGAGGAAGAAGTGATGCTGGTTGAAGCCGACTCCTCCGGTGAAGCAGAAGCGGCATTCCGGCGACATATCGCCGACAGAGAGGCACACATTGAAAAGGCACTTGTCATTTCGTCGGCGTCCCTTCAATCACTGTTACCAGACCGGATCATTGTTTCCGCCCTGACACATACCTTATAACTGAATCTTTCCCATTTAATAAATGCCGC is a genomic window containing:
- a CDS encoding DNA methyltransferase; the encoded protein is MSNLNSDLIARIYAASDTPLTNEELYREVQRETGMSDAELQKMKAFGSDKMRTSGVKHQVRWYQQTLRQAGVIERVPEKRGVWRYAFKNDKKLHESWDKLCVVGFSTSLGASVFGNAYAFFSNINEQIHLCLTSPPFLLRNARNYGHGGGRGEQAYIDWLLRILEPIVKQLVPGGSVALNVTQDSFNPGRPSRSLYLERLTLALCDKLGLELMDRLNWVNRAKPPSPTHWACKQRVQLCSSYEPVLWFTNDAQKVRSNNMRVLQPHSEQHQKLQASGGENRTTFYGDGAYQLKNGAFGNKTEGTISKNTLMFGNACPDTRLCHRIARELGFPLHGATSPTRLAAFLIEFLTRPGDLVVEPFAGLHKVPVAAERLGRRWYATDKIMEWLGISRSLFTEMPGYQSSPILDDLVALYRDELREGG
- the parS gene encoding type II RES/Xre toxin-antitoxin system antitoxin, which encodes MKVFSPDLSKMNPHGLWQVVGLDNDGIALMDKISHGLEGKVAHSISEWANITPSELRKMSGIPNTTFNRSVKARFTADQSERLVRIIRVIERAVELFEGDKEAAQKWMNEPNRGLSWKTPADVVSSETGALEVMRLITRIEHGVYS
- a CDS encoding RES family NAD+ phosphorylase, whose product is MILYRMTKTRYITTAWSGLGAKEAGGRWNSVGTALVYLSETASLTMLETLVHINAPQLLDAYTLLSIDVPDDQIQAFDLNLLPPGWASEDAPAELALYGDNWAESGSSVALRIPSALSPVEFNYLLNPAHPAIFDLMKTVQKIPYQYDTRLK